In Streptomyces sp. NBC_00414, a single window of DNA contains:
- a CDS encoding SpoIIE family protein phosphatase: protein MSTSEESGGAARRFDVSDAAVVLLDAHVAVSGWTADAERLFGYRGAEAVGRSAADLLMPEDAARLPGLARRCVRDGRWTGLLAVRHRDGHPVVATVRVLPAVEAADGPRRWVALAADTAGTPGWGMSRGVLERMAAHSPIGIAIVDTDLRFVWSNAALEQFGGGPGRARIGKRLADIQPGLDAEALEAVMRQVLETGETVAGYEHVGTVRSAPHRETAHAMSFTRLDDDHGNPLGVYYTVVDVTERYRARDRLTLLDQAGKRIGRTLDVTRTAQELADVAVPGLADFVTVDLLETVLEGGELVPGPMNGPPGGPDAVPLRRAGHQSVDEGVPETSVGIGQVARYLAGAPPITALTGGRSWIEERLDPPAGEWTADLPQGEAATFLGPGPHSAMIVPIKARGTTLGITTFFRRRRKEPFDHDDLVLAEEFVARAALCLDNARRYTRERDAALVLQRHLLPHRLPEQDAMEVAACYRPADELTGLGGDWFDVIPLSGARVALVVGDVVGHGIEAAATMGRLRAAVQTLADLDLPPEEVLAHLDDLVDRAGQEDDPETASRADGVQARGASCLYAVYDPVGGRLSIAAAGHGLPAVVTPDGTVDFPGLPPGPELGVGGPPFESVELWLAEGSVLALCTDGLLAAEGPAGRRDAAADRERLRRVLERRAPGLDDGCRAVVDALVPARPPDDVVLLMARARRLPADRVVSWELPGDRASVAEVRKRTSRQLCEWGLDELTFTTELVVSELFTNAIRHANGPIRLRLIMSRTLVCEVWDASPTAPHLRHPKTTDEGGRGLFLISQCTQRWGTRYTQDGKIIWTEQSLAGPSI from the coding sequence GTGTCGACGAGCGAGGAGAGCGGCGGGGCGGCGCGTCGGTTCGACGTGTCGGACGCCGCGGTGGTGCTGCTGGACGCCCACGTGGCGGTGTCCGGCTGGACCGCGGACGCCGAACGGCTGTTCGGCTACCGCGGCGCCGAGGCCGTGGGCCGTTCGGCGGCGGACCTGCTGATGCCCGAGGACGCCGCGCGCCTGCCCGGCCTGGCCCGCCGGTGTGTGCGGGACGGCCGCTGGACCGGGCTCCTCGCGGTGCGCCACCGGGACGGCCACCCGGTCGTCGCCACCGTACGGGTGCTGCCCGCCGTCGAGGCGGCGGACGGCCCGCGCCGCTGGGTGGCCCTGGCCGCCGACACGGCGGGCACCCCGGGCTGGGGCATGAGCCGCGGGGTGCTGGAGCGGATGGCCGCCCACTCGCCGATCGGCATAGCCATCGTCGACACCGACCTGCGGTTCGTCTGGTCGAACGCCGCCCTGGAGCAGTTCGGCGGCGGTCCCGGGCGCGCGCGCATCGGCAAACGGCTCGCGGACATACAGCCCGGCCTGGACGCCGAGGCCCTGGAGGCGGTGATGCGCCAGGTCCTGGAGACCGGTGAGACCGTCGCGGGCTACGAACACGTCGGCACGGTCCGCTCGGCACCGCACCGGGAGACCGCGCACGCCATGTCCTTCACCCGCCTCGACGACGACCACGGCAACCCGCTCGGCGTGTACTACACCGTCGTCGACGTCACCGAGCGCTACCGGGCCCGTGACCGCCTCACCCTCCTGGACCAGGCGGGCAAACGCATCGGCCGCACCCTGGACGTCACCAGGACCGCCCAGGAACTGGCCGATGTCGCCGTGCCGGGCCTCGCCGACTTCGTCACCGTCGACCTGCTGGAGACCGTCCTCGAAGGCGGCGAACTCGTTCCCGGGCCGATGAACGGGCCGCCCGGCGGGCCGGACGCCGTGCCGCTGCGCAGGGCGGGCCACCAGTCGGTCGACGAGGGCGTTCCGGAGACCTCCGTCGGTATCGGGCAGGTGGCCCGGTACCTCGCAGGCGCACCCCCGATCACCGCCCTGACCGGCGGCAGGTCCTGGATCGAGGAACGCCTCGACCCGCCGGCCGGGGAGTGGACCGCCGACCTGCCCCAGGGCGAGGCCGCCACCTTCCTCGGCCCCGGACCGCACAGCGCGATGATCGTGCCGATCAAGGCGCGCGGCACCACGCTCGGCATCACCACGTTCTTCCGGCGCCGCCGCAAGGAGCCCTTCGACCACGACGACCTGGTCCTCGCCGAGGAGTTCGTGGCCCGCGCCGCCCTGTGCCTCGACAACGCCCGCCGCTACACCCGCGAACGCGACGCGGCGCTGGTCCTGCAGCGCCATCTGCTGCCGCACCGGCTCCCCGAACAGGACGCGATGGAGGTCGCCGCCTGCTACCGGCCGGCCGACGAGCTGACGGGCCTCGGCGGGGACTGGTTCGACGTCATCCCGCTGTCGGGCGCCCGGGTCGCGCTGGTGGTGGGCGACGTGGTCGGGCACGGCATCGAGGCCGCCGCCACCATGGGCCGGCTGCGCGCCGCCGTGCAGACCCTCGCCGACCTGGATTTGCCGCCCGAGGAGGTGCTGGCCCACCTCGACGACCTGGTCGACCGGGCCGGACAGGAGGACGACCCGGAGACGGCGTCCCGCGCCGACGGCGTACAGGCCAGGGGCGCCAGCTGTCTGTACGCCGTGTACGACCCGGTCGGCGGCCGGCTGTCGATTGCCGCCGCGGGCCACGGTCTGCCCGCCGTCGTCACCCCGGACGGCACGGTGGACTTCCCCGGACTGCCGCCGGGGCCCGAGCTGGGCGTCGGCGGTCCGCCCTTCGAGTCGGTCGAGCTGTGGCTCGCGGAGGGCAGCGTGCTCGCCCTGTGCACCGACGGCCTGCTCGCCGCCGAGGGGCCCGCGGGCAGACGGGACGCCGCCGCGGACCGGGAGCGGCTGCGCCGCGTACTCGAACGGCGGGCCCCGGGCCTCGACGACGGCTGCCGGGCCGTGGTGGACGCCCTGGTCCCGGCGCGCCCGCCGGACGACGTGGTGCTGCTGATGGCCCGTGCCCGCCGCCTGCCCGCGGACCGGGTGGTCTCCTGGGAACTGCCCGGTGACCGGGCCTCGGTCGCCGAGGTCCGCAAGCGCACCTCGCGCCAGCTGTGCGAATGGGGTCTCGACGAGCTGACCTTCACGACCGAACTCGTCGTCAGCGAGCTGTTCACCAACGCGATCCGGCACGCGAACGGCCCGATCAGGCTGCGGCTGATCATGTCGAGGACCCTGGTCTGCGAGGTGTGGGACGCCAGCCCCACGGCGCCGCACCTGCGCCATCCGAAGACCACCGACGAGGGTGGCCGCGGCCTCTTCCTGATCTCCCAGTGCACTCAGCGCTGGGGGACCCGCTACACCCAGGACGGCAAGATCATCTGGACCGAGCAGTCGCTGGCCGGTCCGTCGATCTGA
- a CDS encoding LuxR C-terminal-related transcriptional regulator, which yields MPTVLNAGQRGRQAHSDGPEFERVSVLQGQLRALDRTAEDADTVVTACLVWVADALMDIAAESGDPRSTHMLLDEASAALAAVPDGDAGRPDLAKPAGLLTEREHAVLVRLQEDVPLRQIGSELFISHNTVKSHVRAVYRKLRVSSRTAAVARARQLALI from the coding sequence ATGCCCACCGTGCTGAACGCCGGACAGAGAGGAAGGCAAGCGCACTCCGACGGGCCGGAATTCGAGCGGGTGTCCGTGCTGCAGGGGCAGTTACGGGCCCTGGACCGGACCGCCGAGGACGCGGACACCGTGGTGACCGCGTGTCTGGTGTGGGTCGCCGACGCACTCATGGACATCGCCGCCGAGTCGGGCGACCCGCGCAGTACACACATGTTGCTGGACGAGGCGTCGGCCGCGCTGGCCGCCGTGCCCGACGGCGACGCCGGACGCCCGGACCTCGCGAAGCCGGCCGGCCTCCTGACGGAACGCGAGCACGCGGTGCTCGTCAGGCTCCAGGAGGACGTGCCGCTCCGGCAGATCGGCTCGGAACTCTTCATCTCGCACAACACGGTCAAGAGCCACGTGCGGGCCGTCTACCGCAAACTCAGGGTGTCGTCGCGTACGGCGGCCGTCGCCCGCGCGAGGCAACTGGCGCTCATCTGA
- a CDS encoding DUF7144 family membrane protein produces MAEQTSTGQTRQGSPPQEPRVKPLMVGGVVFAVCMMAIVGAYQVFVGMGALMEDNFYTRSNDYPYDLNINVWGWVHLISGIVIVAAAFTVFKGKTWARVVGITVAALSALENFFFTPYYPIWSILIIAFDVLVIWSLASYGHAQAHKVYGAPL; encoded by the coding sequence ATGGCTGAGCAGACTTCGACAGGGCAGACCCGGCAGGGCTCGCCCCCGCAGGAACCCCGGGTCAAGCCCCTGATGGTCGGCGGGGTCGTCTTCGCCGTCTGCATGATGGCCATCGTGGGCGCGTACCAGGTGTTCGTCGGCATGGGCGCGTTGATGGAGGACAACTTCTACACCCGGTCGAACGACTACCCGTACGACCTCAACATCAATGTGTGGGGCTGGGTCCACCTGATCTCCGGGATCGTCATCGTGGCCGCCGCCTTCACGGTGTTCAAGGGCAAGACGTGGGCGCGCGTCGTCGGGATCACGGTCGCCGCGCTGAGCGCGCTGGAGAACTTCTTCTTCACGCCGTACTACCCGATCTGGTCGATCCTGATCATCGCTTTCGACGTGCTGGTGATCTGGTCCCTGGCCTCCTACGGCCACGCGCAGGCCCACAAGGTGTACGGGGCGCCGCTGTAG
- a CDS encoding diacylglycerol/lipid kinase family protein, with protein MEPTTRGQRWSARGALAAAAAAVLVLGVFAGLRTFALLGVGLAGLAVTAAALWWVLTRRSVWRLLALVLAVAAPVWIVVAYSRAHLAWVVAVAGALLLVAVGAGRSALVGADGPARTPEHPAPPVRHPVLIMNPRSGGGKVERFGLREKAEALGAQVLLLEGPGETDVAELARKAAAEGADLLGVAGGDGTQALVADVAASLGIPFLVVPAGTRNHFALDLGLDRDDPAKALDALTDGVLLRVDLGRAADHPFVNNVSFGAYAEVVQSPSYRDGKTRTTMELLPDLLIGHRGARLAARADETAFAEPQALLVSNNPYGTGDIAGLGRRSRLDGGELGVVGVDVTSAAQAAGLLRGRRATGLTRVTAREVVVDADRELIPVGVDGEALNLRVPVRCEARPGALRVLVPRHRPGMRRPLPRLDWARIARLALPSAGGRARSAESGG; from the coding sequence ATGGAACCCACTACACGGGGGCAGCGGTGGTCGGCGCGCGGCGCGCTGGCGGCGGCCGCGGCGGCGGTACTGGTGCTGGGCGTGTTCGCCGGACTGCGGACCTTCGCCCTGCTGGGCGTGGGACTGGCCGGTCTGGCGGTCACCGCGGCGGCGCTCTGGTGGGTGCTGACCCGGCGGAGCGTGTGGCGTCTGCTCGCCCTGGTCCTGGCCGTCGCGGCACCGGTGTGGATCGTCGTCGCGTACTCCCGGGCGCATCTGGCGTGGGTCGTCGCCGTGGCCGGGGCGCTGCTGCTGGTCGCCGTCGGGGCGGGCCGCAGCGCCCTCGTCGGTGCCGACGGACCGGCCCGGACGCCGGAACACCCCGCCCCGCCGGTCCGGCACCCCGTCCTGATCATGAATCCGCGCTCGGGCGGCGGGAAGGTGGAGCGGTTCGGACTGCGGGAGAAGGCCGAGGCACTGGGCGCGCAGGTACTCCTCCTCGAAGGACCGGGCGAGACCGACGTGGCCGAACTGGCGCGCAAGGCCGCGGCCGAGGGCGCCGATCTGCTCGGCGTCGCGGGCGGGGACGGCACCCAGGCACTGGTGGCCGATGTCGCCGCCTCGCTCGGCATCCCCTTCCTCGTGGTGCCGGCCGGCACCCGCAACCACTTCGCCCTCGACCTGGGCCTCGACCGCGACGATCCGGCCAAGGCGCTCGACGCGCTGACCGACGGGGTGCTGCTCCGCGTCGACCTGGGCCGGGCGGCCGACCACCCCTTCGTCAACAACGTGTCGTTCGGGGCGTACGCCGAGGTGGTGCAGAGCCCGTCCTACCGCGACGGCAAGACCCGTACGACCATGGAACTCCTCCCCGACCTGCTCATCGGCCACCGGGGCGCGCGGCTTGCCGCCCGGGCGGACGAGACGGCCTTCGCCGAACCGCAGGCACTGCTGGTGAGCAACAACCCCTACGGCACGGGCGACATCGCCGGGCTCGGACGCCGGTCCCGGCTGGACGGCGGCGAGTTGGGGGTCGTCGGTGTCGACGTGACCAGTGCCGCCCAGGCCGCCGGACTCCTGCGCGGGCGCCGTGCCACCGGGCTGACCCGGGTCACGGCGCGCGAGGTGGTCGTCGACGCCGACCGGGAGCTGATCCCGGTCGGCGTCGACGGAGAGGCACTGAACCTGAGGGTCCCCGTGCGCTGCGAGGCCCGGCCGGGCGCGCTGCGCGTCCTGGTGCCGCGGCACCGCCCGGGGATGCGCCGGCCGCTGCCCCGGCTCGACTGGGCCCGGATCGCCCGGCTGGCCCTGCCGTCGGCCGGCGGCCGCGCACGGTCGGCGGAGTCCGGTGGATGA
- a CDS encoding beta-glucosidase family protein, giving the protein MSDPVSRRSVCRRPMSRRSALRLLGGATAVALAATTGSSAPARAATREPAAGPRVEGLLVRLTLDEKISLLHGATDPKSLGQAGYVPGVERLGIPPLRLADGPAGVRVKQRATALPAPVLLASAFDPDLARRYGRVIGHEGRALGQDVLLSPMVNLVRTPYAGRNFETFSEDPLLSADLVAEEIKGIQGEGLIATVKHYAMNNQEKDRETVDVRVDEQTLNEVELRGFEAAVGAGARAAMGAYNKVNGVYACENAELLTGILRDRWGFEGWVMTDWYAAHSTVASLTAGLDMEMPNSRYFGAALKTAVRDGGVSEEYVDRAVRRVLTAMDDFGLLDGSAPPRPRRDPAAGAAVALEVAKAGATLLHNRSAALPLTGEAARSIAVVGPTGSLPFVSGGGSAHVVPDHADSPLDAIRSRAGQGARVSYALGEDLYGKPLPKRALSAGISPEAQRVAAGKTWTYDGTLTVGDADEWTFVVHYSGTRPKVLLDGTELFPVVAGLAEQFAGGLVSAAPDGLAVRRKTLDLTAGRHRIEITAKGGDTGQTFRLRRVTGATRAQDVAEAVRAASAAHSVVLFAYEDATENQDRTTLALPGHQPRLIEAVTEANPRTTVVLNTSSSTAMPWLERTAAVLQMYYPGQEGAAATAAVLFGDCDPGGRLTQSFPLDDDHHPVAGEPRRYPGVSGVEEYSEGIHAGYRWYDAKGVRPLFPFGHGLSYTSFVYEDLAVERTGDGLDVAFTVRNTGRRDGVDIPQVYVGPSPDLRVERAVRVLSGYRRLALAAGESRRITVPVDERTLSSWDARRHDWVLGTGRRTVWVGASSRDLRLRTTAAV; this is encoded by the coding sequence ATGTCCGACCCTGTCTCCCGGCGGTCCGTGTGCCGGCGGCCCATGTCCCGGCGGTCCGCCCTGCGCCTGCTGGGCGGCGCGACCGCGGTGGCCCTCGCCGCCACCACCGGCAGCTCCGCCCCCGCCCGGGCGGCCACGCGGGAGCCGGCCGCGGGCCCCCGCGTCGAGGGCCTGCTCGTCCGGCTCACCCTGGACGAGAAGATCTCCCTGCTGCACGGCGCCACCGACCCGAAGTCCTTGGGCCAGGCCGGCTACGTCCCCGGTGTGGAACGGCTCGGCATCCCGCCCCTGCGCCTCGCCGACGGCCCCGCCGGTGTCCGGGTGAAGCAGCGCGCCACCGCCCTGCCCGCGCCCGTCCTGCTCGCCTCCGCCTTCGACCCCGACCTGGCCCGCCGCTACGGCCGGGTCATCGGCCACGAGGGCCGCGCACTGGGCCAGGACGTGCTGCTCTCCCCGATGGTCAACCTCGTCCGCACCCCGTACGCGGGCCGGAACTTCGAGACCTTCAGCGAGGACCCGCTGCTCTCCGCCGACCTCGTCGCCGAGGAGATCAAGGGCATCCAGGGCGAGGGACTCATCGCGACCGTCAAGCACTACGCGATGAACAACCAGGAGAAGGACCGCGAGACCGTCGACGTCCGGGTCGACGAGCAGACCCTCAACGAGGTCGAACTGCGCGGCTTCGAGGCCGCCGTCGGCGCCGGCGCCCGCGCCGCCATGGGCGCCTACAACAAGGTCAACGGCGTCTACGCCTGCGAGAACGCGGAACTCCTCACCGGCATCCTGCGCGACCGCTGGGGCTTCGAGGGCTGGGTGATGACCGACTGGTACGCCGCCCACAGCACCGTCGCCTCGCTCACCGCGGGCCTCGACATGGAGATGCCGAACAGCAGGTACTTCGGTGCCGCCCTGAAGACGGCGGTCCGGGACGGCGGCGTCTCGGAGGAGTACGTCGACCGGGCCGTACGCCGCGTCCTCACCGCGATGGACGACTTCGGCCTGCTCGACGGCAGCGCCCCGCCCCGCCCGCGCCGCGACCCGGCGGCGGGCGCGGCCGTCGCCCTGGAGGTCGCCAAGGCGGGCGCCACCCTCCTGCACAACAGGAGCGCCGCCCTGCCCCTCACCGGCGAGGCCGCCCGCAGCATCGCCGTCGTCGGCCCCACCGGCTCCCTGCCCTTCGTCAGCGGCGGCGGCAGCGCCCACGTCGTCCCCGACCACGCCGACAGCCCGCTCGACGCCATCAGGTCCCGCGCGGGCCAGGGCGCCCGGGTCTCGTACGCACTCGGCGAGGACCTGTACGGCAAACCCCTCCCGAAGAGGGCGCTCTCGGCGGGCATCAGCCCCGAGGCCCAGCGGGTCGCCGCCGGGAAGACCTGGACGTACGACGGAACGCTCACCGTCGGGGACGCCGACGAGTGGACCTTCGTCGTTCACTACTCCGGTACGCGGCCCAAGGTGCTCCTGGACGGAACGGAACTCTTCCCGGTGGTGGCCGGGCTCGCCGAGCAGTTCGCCGGCGGACTGGTGTCGGCCGCCCCCGACGGCCTCGCGGTACGGCGCAAGACCCTCGACCTCACCGCAGGCAGGCACCGGATCGAGATCACCGCGAAGGGCGGGGACACGGGGCAGACGTTCCGGCTGCGGCGCGTCACCGGCGCGACCCGCGCCCAGGACGTGGCCGAGGCCGTGCGGGCCGCGTCCGCCGCGCACAGCGTCGTCCTCTTCGCGTACGAGGACGCCACCGAGAACCAGGACCGCACGACCCTCGCGCTCCCCGGCCACCAGCCGCGTCTGATCGAGGCGGTGACCGAGGCGAACCCGCGCACGACCGTCGTCCTCAACACCTCGTCCTCGACCGCGATGCCGTGGCTGGAGCGCACCGCCGCCGTGCTGCAGATGTACTACCCGGGCCAGGAGGGCGCGGCGGCCACCGCCGCCGTCCTGTTCGGCGACTGCGACCCCGGCGGACGCCTCACCCAGTCCTTCCCGCTCGACGACGACCACCACCCCGTGGCCGGCGAACCACGCCGCTACCCGGGCGTGAGCGGCGTCGAGGAGTACTCCGAGGGCATCCACGCCGGCTACCGCTGGTACGACGCCAAGGGCGTACGGCCGCTGTTCCCGTTCGGGCACGGACTCTCGTACACCTCCTTCGTGTACGAGGACCTGGCGGTGGAACGGACCGGGGACGGGCTGGACGTCGCCTTCACCGTGCGGAACACGGGGCGGCGGGACGGCGTCGACATCCCGCAGGTCTATGTGGGCCCCTCGCCGGACCTCAGGGTCGAGCGGGCGGTACGGGTGCTGAGCGGCTACCGGCGGCTCGCGCTGGCGGCGGGGGAGTCGCGCAGGATCACCGTGCCCGTCGACGAACGCACGCTCTCCTCGTGGGACGCGCGCCGGCACGACTGGGTGCTCGGCACCGGGCGGCGGACCGTGTGGGTCGGGGCCTCGTCGCGTGACCTGCGACTCAGGACGACGGCGGCCGTGTGA
- a CDS encoding DedA family protein, translating to MHVQEWLETVPAVSIYALVGLVIGLESLGIPLPGEIILVSSALLASQHGDINPVILGACATAGAIIGDSIGYAIGRKGGRPLLAWLGAKFPKHFGEGHIATAERSFEKWGMWAVFFGRFIALLRIFAGPLAGVLRMPYWKFLIANVLGGIVWAGGTTAVIYYVGVVAESWLKRFSWLGLVLAVLIGVASMLIMKRKAKRMTAEREPETPLPEPVPATD from the coding sequence TTGCACGTCCAGGAGTGGCTAGAGACCGTGCCTGCGGTCAGCATCTACGCGCTGGTGGGCCTGGTCATCGGCCTGGAGAGCCTGGGCATTCCGCTGCCGGGCGAGATCATCCTCGTCTCCTCGGCGCTGCTCGCCTCCCAGCACGGTGACATCAACCCCGTCATCCTCGGCGCCTGCGCGACCGCCGGAGCCATCATCGGGGACTCCATCGGCTACGCCATCGGCCGCAAGGGCGGACGCCCGCTGCTGGCCTGGCTGGGCGCGAAGTTCCCCAAGCACTTCGGCGAGGGCCATATCGCCACCGCCGAGCGGTCCTTCGAGAAGTGGGGCATGTGGGCCGTCTTCTTCGGCCGTTTCATCGCCCTGCTGCGGATCTTCGCGGGCCCGCTCGCGGGTGTGCTGCGCATGCCGTACTGGAAGTTCCTGATCGCCAACGTCCTCGGCGGCATCGTCTGGGCGGGCGGCACCACGGCGGTCATCTACTACGTGGGCGTGGTCGCCGAGTCCTGGCTCAAGCGCTTCTCCTGGCTCGGCCTGGTCCTCGCCGTCCTCATCGGCGTCGCCTCCATGCTGATCATGAAGCGCAAGGCAAAGAGGATGACGGCGGAGCGCGAGCCGGAGACGCCCCTGCCGGAGCCGGTCCCCGCAACAGACTGA
- a CDS encoding gamma carbonic anhydrase family protein encodes MTHEALVMGIGGKDPQVDPEAFVAPTSVVIGDVTLLAGASVWYGAVLRADCGPIVIGADSNVQDNCTLHVDPGFPISIGERVSIGHNAVVHGAVVEDDCLVGMGATILNGAVIGAGSLVAAQALVPQGMRVPPGVLVAGVPAKVKRELTAEEQEGVSLNGTLYVELAKAHRVAHEE; translated from the coding sequence ATGACGCACGAAGCGCTGGTCATGGGGATCGGCGGCAAGGATCCGCAGGTGGACCCGGAGGCGTTCGTGGCGCCCACGTCCGTGGTCATCGGGGACGTCACCCTGCTTGCGGGTGCGAGCGTCTGGTACGGCGCGGTGCTGCGCGCGGACTGCGGTCCGATCGTGATCGGCGCCGACAGCAACGTCCAGGACAACTGCACGCTTCATGTCGACCCGGGTTTTCCGATCAGCATCGGTGAGCGGGTGTCCATCGGGCACAACGCCGTGGTGCACGGGGCGGTCGTCGAGGACGACTGTCTCGTGGGGATGGGGGCGACGATCCTGAACGGGGCGGTGATCGGGGCGGGGTCGCTCGTCGCCGCGCAGGCGTTGGTGCCGCAGGGTATGCGGGTCCCTCCGGGGGTGCTCGTCGCGGGTGTCCCGGCCAAGGTGAAGCGGGAACTCACCGCCGAGGAGCAGGAGGGTGTCTCCCTGAACGGCACGCTGTACGTCGAGCTGGCGAAGGCCCACCGGGTCGCCCACGAGGAGTAG